A segment of the Leptospira andrefontaineae genome:
TAGACTACGATGCCGAAGTAGGTTTCGAAGAAGAAGAAGGTATTGTGGAAGAACCTCTTGAAGAGGAAGAAGACGAGGAAGAGGAGGAGGAATAATTCCCCCTTTTCCTTCCATTCTGATCATCACCGCTCCCACTGGGGCCGGAAAAACGGCCTTGGTGAGAGAATTAGATCCTTCCCGTTTTGAAATTATCTCCTTCGATTCCAGACAGATCTATAAAGAGTTAAGTATCGGGACTGCGGCCCCAAGTTCCGAAGACTGCGAAAAAATCCCCCACCATCTGGTTTCATTTCTATCTCCTTCCGAATCCATAGACGCAGCTAAATTTGTGATAATGGCAGAAGAAGCCTTGGATGATATACATTCCAGAGGCAAAATCCCAGTTTTAACAGCCGGCACAGGGTTCTATTTGAATGCTTTTTTGTACGGAATGTTTCCTGTTCCGAAGATCAGTGATGAAATAAAACTGAAAGTGGAATCCTTAAGTATGGAAGAAAGGATCCAAGAACTCCAGAAGTTGGATCCTAAAGCTCTCCAAAAAATCTTTCCAAACGATAACTACAGATATGGAAGAGCCTTGGAAGTGAATTGGATGGGAACTCTTTGGTCCGAACTAAAAGTGGAAGAGGGGAGCGGCGCCCTAATTTCCAAAAATTTGAATATACTTGGGGCCTTCTTCTTAGATCTGGATCGAAAAGAATTGTATAAGCGGATCGATTCCAGGGCCCAAAAAATGATAGAATCCGGAATGGCTGAAGAAGCAAAAAGGGTCTCAGATAAATACGGCGAAGATTGTCCCGGTCTTCAGTCCTTAGGTTATAATTTCGCGCTTGAAAATATTAAAGGAACGTCCAATCTTGAGACATTCTTTGGGAATTTAAGCCAGTCCCATAGGAATTACGCCAAACGTCAGATTACTTGGTTTCGAAAGCAAAAGATATTGGAACCGATCCATCCGAATGAAGCGTATAAAAAGATAAAAAATATAAACGGATAAAAATCTATGTCTGCTAAAAATAATATACAGGACCAACTGCTCAATACGGCTAGAAAAGAAAAACTAGAATTGACCATCTATCTTCTAAACGGAGTTCCTTTAAAAGGGAAAGTGGTAAGTTTTGATAATTTTACTATAGTCCTTGAGCAGGAGAATAAGCAGAGTTTGGTGTACAAACACGCGATCTCCACGATCATTCCTTCCAAAGTAATTAAACTTTATACAGAAGAAGCAGCAAAAGAAGCTCCTTCCGCCTAAATGTTCCGAAAGATAGGCCGGGCACTTTTCATTCTATTTATATTAGCGGGGATCCTACTGGTATCCTATCCGCTTTTTTTTATAAAAGAAGGAGAAGCCCTGCTTGTCTGGGAACAAGATTCCAAGTTAGTTTCTTTTGTTCGTGGTCCGGGCTTTGCCTATGAACCGGCAGTGATCCAGTTCTGGGAAAAATCCGTTCGCAAGGAATCCTTAAACTCTTTGGCTTTAGAGCTGGAGATCCATCATGATCTTTCTTCCGGATTATTTTCAGAAAAATCGGAAGAAGGTAAGATCAGAGCAAAACTGGATCTATCCTTTCACTTAGAGGAAGAAGGATCCAAAAAGTTTTTTCTCTCCGGAGGAAAGACAGACCAAGGAAGAGCAAAATATCTCTCTAATATTTTCCAGTCCAAACTGAGGGCAGGGATAGAAGATGAGAAAAATATAAACTTAAACAAGGATTCTATCTCCGCTTTTCTAAGGAACGACATTGTGAGAATTCTCTCAAATGAACTTCCTTGGCTTAAGATAGAATCGGTTCGCATTATCAGTCTGGATATTCCGGATCCGATACTCATCGCGAATATTTTCCGTAATCCTAACTATATTTTGGCTAAAAAGTTAGAAAGAATAGAAGCCTTAAAAAAGGCGGAATCTTACTCTATACAAGAAGAAGCAAAACTTGCAATTTCCAAAAAGAAATGGGAACAATATAAGGATTTTCTAAAGAAGAATCCGGATATGAAAGAGTTCCTACTATACGATAATATCGGAGAGAATGTGGATATACTACTTCTTCCTTCCGATACCGTTTTTGGAGATCCTAAATCTTTGAGTAAGAAAAAGTCCGCCCCCAAACCCAAAGAGGTGGAATAAATGACACAAGACAAACCAGTCGTACTTATTATGGCGGGGGGAAAAGGAGAAAGATTCTGGCCAAGATCCAGAGTTTCCACTCCTAAACAACTCCAGAAAGTGTATTCTAAAAATACTCTTTTAAAAGAGACTTTGAATCGTGCTTATACGATTACAAGTCCTGATAGAGTGTTTATAGGAACAAACGCTACTTTAAAAAAAGCGATACTTGCTCAGGAAAGAAGTTTTCCAGAGAATAATTTTATCATCGAGCCTGAAGGAAAAAACACAGCACCAATCATAGCTCTTGCTTCTTTATATTTTAAGGAGAAGTTTGGTGATCCGGTCCAAGTTGTACTTTCTGCGGATGCATGGGTGAATTCAGACAAAGAATTTGCCAAGAGTATCCAAAAAGCTTTGAAAGAAGCTGACGAACATTTAGTTTTATTAGGAATCAAACCGAATCGTCCTGAAGTAGGTTACGGTTATATCGCTTCCGGAAAACCGACTAAACATGGATTCGAAGTAAAATCTTTCTTCGAAAAACCGGACGTAAAAACTGCGATCAAGTATATTAAAAAAGCAAACTTCTACTGGAACCCAGGGATCTTTCTTTGGAAGACAAGTTTGATCTTGGATGAGTTTGAAAAACATTCTCCTAAAATTTTAAAACCTCTTAAAGATAGATTTCCATTCAAGAAGATGGGAGATCTGGGAGAAGCATTCAAACTTCTTCCTTCCGAACCGGTTGATATTGCCATCATGGAAAAGAGTGCTCGTATCAGAATGGTAGAAGCAAGTTTCTCTTGGGACGATGTAGGCTCTTGGCTATCGTTGGAAAGAGTATTACCTGGAGATAACCAAGGCAATCGTCATATCGGTAAAGAAATTCTATTTTATAAATCCGGAAACAACGTCACTCAAACTAGAAAAGAATTCACTGCCTTACTTGGAGTACAGGATATCGTTGTAGTTGAAGAGGAAGATGTTCTTTTCATCGCTTCTAAAGAAGGAATAGGTGATATCAAGAATATGGTAGCCGAGATCCGTAAAAATAAAGGTTTACAAAAGTACACCGAATAATTTCCTGGCAGGTTAGGAACCTAACAGGAGAACCGAATGCCTTCCGGTAAAAAAAGAAAGCGAAGAAAGATCGCGACTCATAAGAGGAAGAAAAAGAGAAGACAGAATCGTCATAAGAAGAAAGGCAAATAAGATATCTTAATCTGAGGTCTTGAAAGACCGGGAATTCCAATCGAGGACCCGGTCTTTTTGCCTCACCTGCCTTGATCGGGAGCTCTCCCGAATCGAATTAGCAACCAGCAAAGCCTAAAGCAAAATCCGAAATTGGCCGATCATGTTGCTGTATGGCCTCCTTCCAGGACTATTCTCTTTTAAGACGTTGGTGGAAACCTGAGTTTCCTCCAGCCAAAGGATATACGAAATCCTACCAAGCTAAAACTCCGGATGGAGATATTCTCCAAGCCGACTTTCATTTTCATGATCGTAAGATCAGGCTTACATTGGAAGTCGCCGGAGAGAACGGCCGCATTTATGTTTCTACTATTCGGGATGGCTCCATCCTAAAAGAGACCGACCTAACCACAGGCAGATCTTATCCTCTTTATTCCAGATTCGCACCTTTTAGAGACTTATTATCTTCTCTTCCAGACAAGGACGCTCTACAGATTTTGGGTGGGGCGTACGGTGTTTCTCCAGAACCATTGGGAGGACCCGAGAGAAGGACTCCTAAACCTTGGGAAATTTCTACCAAGTACGATCATATTTTCGGAATAGATCGAAATCCTAGATCCTGGAAAAGATTTTTCCAAAGGGAGAAAAAAGAGCCCTTATGGACCAGGATCAAAAGAAGGATCTGGGGAGATTTACAGGACTATTCCTTAGGTCTTGTATCCGCTCTTGGGATCTGGTATGCGTACATGGATTTTTATTTGCTCGGATTTTCGCTCGCCGTTTTCGGTTTGCTTTTTGGCGGATTGGACTGGATACTGAGGAAACGCGATCCGCTTTTCTCGAAAGTTGTAATCTTTCTAGGTTCTGGATCGTATTTTTATTACTACGGATTCACCCGTTTCTAAAGGAGGGGGAATGTCCGCCGAAATTGAACACCAGTACATTCTATTCAGCTTGGGAGAGGAAGAATATGCTCTTCCAATCGTTCTTGTGGATGAGATCATCAAGATCCATAACCTAGTCAAGGTTCCCAGATCCAAAAACTACTTCGCAGGTATCATGGATATCCGTGGTAAAGTAGTGAAGATGGTGGACCTAGGTGTGAAGCTGAATATTCCCCATTCTCACGAGCAAGGTTATGACCGTGCGATTGTGGTAAAAATCGGTGGAGAATCTGTCGGTATCATAGTTGATAAGGTAGCTAACGTAGCGCTTTTTCCTCCGGAAACAATCAATCCTCCTCCTCCTTCTATCAAAGGAATTTCCTCCCGTTATATCACGGGTGTCGGTAAAAAGGACGACAGGTTCATCATCCTAATCGATATCGAAAAAATTCTAGGATCGGAAGAATTAGCGGAGTTGGGTGCCGGAGCAAAATGAAACAAACCCGCCTGATACTGGGCGTGATACTCCTAATCGTCTTTGGGTTAGGGGTAAACGTCCGAACCGAGGCGGATGAGCAGGACCAAAGACTAGATCCTGCAGGTATTTATAAACTTCCTCATGAGGTAATTCCTCCAGCGACTCTCCGAACATTAAAGGAGAACCTACTTAATTCTTCCGACACTGCATCCGATCCGATCACATCTATCCGTCAGGTTTTAGATCCGTACTATGCCCAGTTCGTTGATCCCAAAAGAACGGAAGAAGAAAGAAGGCTCGGTCGTATCTTCACAGAAAAAACCGATCGAAATACTCTTCGTTTATTGATCTTAAAGATGTTGGGGAAAATTACCCAAGGACAACAACTCCGTGATTCTCCTATTCTATTCGAACTACATTGGTTACTCAGCCAAGAATATTCTAAGAAGAAGCAGAACTTTAAGGCATTAGAAGAGGCCTTGGCTGCGCTCAGATACAGAGATTTTTCTCACACAGAAGAATCATTCTCTAAAGAAGAAAGACTGAGAGAATTATACGATTCAAACGAGGTTGATCGGGCCAGACAACATGCAAAGGTCAAAAAGGAATTAGAAAAAGCGAATACAGACCTGGAAAATGCTAAGGATAGAGTTCATCTTTTAGAAGCTTCTTCCGCAAGGGAGAAGGATCTGATCTTTGAATCTAATCCTCCTACGAATGCGCGCAAAGTTACTTCAAACGATATCAGTCTTGCAAAACAGAATGTAAAAAATGCGGATGATGCACTTAAAAAAGCAGCAAACACCTATAAAGATTCATTCGAGAATAATTATTATCCATTTTTCAAAAGAAAGTCCAGAGAAGACGCGGACACCGTTTTTACCTTAGCAAAATTCGTAAAAGATTCGGAGAATGAAAACAAGGAAAGGCTGAAAGTAGTGAATAAAACCTCTGTGAGCGGGCAGGGGATTTTCGTTCTATTCGATTATAAAAGAAATACGGACTTCTTCGCTTATGCTGCATTATTAGAGTTAGCATTTCGTTTAGATCCGGAACATTCCCAAGTAGTTTTAGCATTGGCAGAAGAGCTAAAGGCCTCTGGGAAAAAAGCAAAGTCTCTGGACTTCTTCTTAAAATTTTTAGCCCTTGCATTAAAAGAAAACAAAACTCCTGCAGAGATAGCTTATGTATATCGTGCGATTGCTTCTTTGCATACCGAGCTCAAACAATACGTTTTGGCCGCAGAGTTTTATGAAAAATATTATCTCTCCGAACCTGATCCAAAGAAAAAAGGGATTTATGCATTTGAACTTGGGAACTTTTTCGAAAGCAAACTAGGCAATTTAGAATCAGGCAAAAAATACTATGAAGACTGGTTACAAATTAGGGAACAGGAAAAAGCAACAGCAACCGATCTATCTTTTACGGATTCACAAGAAAGGATCAGGATGGAGGTAATTGCTTATTTAGGGATCTCTAAACTATATAGATATGAGAAAAAACCTCCTAAAGAAAAAGAAGAACTGATCAAATCAATCCAAGCTTATGATCGACTTAGAGAAAATTTAAGATTAGAAGAAGAGAAATATTCCCTGGGCAAAAAAGAATTATTGCAGATCAAAAAAGGTCTCTTGGAAAGAACAAACGACCAGGACATGGCCCAATATAGACTCAAAAGTTTGGAGATGGAAGAATCTAAAGAAAAAATGGATATTATTCGGACCAAGTTGGATACTTCTCCTGGGCCAAGAGCAATGCAAAGATTATCCGTATTATATGAATTCGAAAAGGATTATGGACAATCCAAGAAAATGAATGAAGAGATCCTAAAAGTGGGAAACCAGACTGAGATCAATCTTGCTTTGAAAAATATAGAAAGGATCAATAAAATTTTAGAAGATGGAATGCAGAGAGATCCTTATCCAAGGGATCCGCTTTCAGGCGATACTTATTGATTTAGAGTTTTTTTAGCCTTAGTATATTTTTCCACATCGTCCCCGGATTCTTTTTCTTCTTCTCTATCTTCCGGTTCTATTACTCTGAATTCTACTTGATCGATTACTTCTCCCTCATAGGAGACTTTGACTAAATATTTACCTGCGATCAGTTCTTTAAAACTTCCAGTGATACTGGTGCTGGAAAGTTCAGGTCTTTTACGTTTTACTTCTATTTCGTTAAAGCCTACTTGGAATCTACTCAGGCTCACGTAGATCTCCGCTTCCGGGTTCGGTACTCTGGAAAATTTATAGAGATATACGAGTGTTTTGTTTGTGGGGAAGATCAGTTTTTCTCTGGTAAGGGTAAATTCCTGGACGGTAGTGAATTTTTTCTCTAACAAACTTTGTTTGGTCTCATCTACCAAAGCCCAGCCGAATTCTCCGCTCATTCCTAAACAGGAAACAGAAAAGAAGGAGTATAATAAAATTATAAAATAGGAAAATCGGATATTCATTCCTTGATTCATTCTCCCTTTTCTACAACTCTTCCCTTATCGGAAATGTCTTTTTCCCTGGAAGAATATTCTCGATCAGGATATACAACTCTGAAACCGGAACCTTCGTTTCTCTCGGGAAACATGAGTCTTTGTAAAAAACGATACGTTAAATATGCGAATAATATAATTAAAAGGAGTTTCATCTCTTTAGTCTGGTTCGGTTTCGAATGGACCCTTTAAGTCTATACTTACCGGAAAAGTGATTCCGGCAACCCGATTTCCAAAAAAGGGAGTTGCGGGCTTGGGTAATGGTATTACCTTTTAGGAATTAACGGGAATACCCGAATGTGAGCCACTTGCCCCCTGGATATAGTCCAGGCGGGCATTTTTCTAAATGTTGCTTCAAGGTTCGATGATCGGAGAAATCCCGGTCAGAAGGAATAAGTTGGATCAGATAAATCCGGATTCGCTATATATATAATTTTTTAAGTTCTTATTCTCTTCTTCCGTTTTTGCGATTTTGGCTTTTACAGCATCTCCTATGGAGATGATCCCTACCAATCTGTTCCCGTCCAGAATTGGCATGTGCCGGATCCTTTTTTTTAGCATAATAGAAAGAACTTCATCCAC
Coding sequences within it:
- the hfq gene encoding RNA chaperone Hfq, encoding MSAKNNIQDQLLNTARKEKLELTIYLLNGVPLKGKVVSFDNFTIVLEQENKQSLVYKHAISTIIPSKVIKLYTEEAAKEAPSA
- the miaA gene encoding tRNA (adenosine(37)-N6)-dimethylallyltransferase MiaA; protein product: MIITAPTGAGKTALVRELDPSRFEIISFDSRQIYKELSIGTAAPSSEDCEKIPHHLVSFLSPSESIDAAKFVIMAEEALDDIHSRGKIPVLTAGTGFYLNAFLYGMFPVPKISDEIKLKVESLSMEERIQELQKLDPKALQKIFPNDNYRYGRALEVNWMGTLWSELKVEEGSGALISKNLNILGAFFLDLDRKELYKRIDSRAQKMIESGMAEEAKRVSDKYGEDCPGLQSLGYNFALENIKGTSNLETFFGNLSQSHRNYAKRQITWFRKQKILEPIHPNEAYKKIKNING
- a CDS encoding LIC_12238 family plasminogen-binding lipoprotein encodes the protein MNQGMNIRFSYFIILLYSFFSVSCLGMSGEFGWALVDETKQSLLEKKFTTVQEFTLTREKLIFPTNKTLVYLYKFSRVPNPEAEIYVSLSRFQVGFNEIEVKRKRPELSSTSITGSFKELIAGKYLVKVSYEGEVIDQVEFRVIEPEDREEEKESGDDVEKYTKAKKTLNQ
- a CDS encoding chemotaxis protein CheW, whose product is MSAEIEHQYILFSLGEEEYALPIVLVDEIIKIHNLVKVPRSKNYFAGIMDIRGKVVKMVDLGVKLNIPHSHEQGYDRAIVVKIGGESVGIIVDKVANVALFPPETINPPPPSIKGISSRYITGVGKKDDRFIILIDIEKILGSEELAELGAGAK
- a CDS encoding mannose-1-phosphate guanylyltransferase, giving the protein MTQDKPVVLIMAGGKGERFWPRSRVSTPKQLQKVYSKNTLLKETLNRAYTITSPDRVFIGTNATLKKAILAQERSFPENNFIIEPEGKNTAPIIALASLYFKEKFGDPVQVVLSADAWVNSDKEFAKSIQKALKEADEHLVLLGIKPNRPEVGYGYIASGKPTKHGFEVKSFFEKPDVKTAIKYIKKANFYWNPGIFLWKTSLILDEFEKHSPKILKPLKDRFPFKKMGDLGEAFKLLPSEPVDIAIMEKSARIRMVEASFSWDDVGSWLSLERVLPGDNQGNRHIGKEILFYKSGNNVTQTRKEFTALLGVQDIVVVEEEDVLFIASKEGIGDIKNMVAEIRKNKGLQKYTE